The Natronoglycomyces albus genome has a segment encoding these proteins:
- a CDS encoding DUF397 domain-containing protein, which produces MKLTSWRKSSRSSNSGPDQTCVESRLAEVNQQFRDSKLGDSSPIFTVAKSDFAALLNHVKLPSQRMKVGPREARPLCCLAVAFGSSSRLSRSADAPRGGLRLRRPRSSHGRGLAHVPSWRA; this is translated from the coding sequence ATGAAGCTAACCTCTTGGCGTAAAAGCAGCCGCAGCAGTAACAGTGGACCTGACCAAACGTGTGTTGAGTCCCGGCTTGCCGAGGTGAACCAGCAGTTCAGGGACTCGAAGCTTGGTGACTCTTCGCCGATTTTCACCGTGGCGAAGTCCGACTTTGCTGCCCTTCTGAACCACGTCAAGTTACCCTCGCAACGTATGAAAGTAGGGCCGCGCGAAGCGCGGCCCTTGTGTTGTCTTGCGGTTGCGTTTGGCTCTTCTTCTCGTCTTAGCCGTTCAGCAGATGCGCCGCGTGGCGGCCTGCGGCTGCGGCGGCCACGAAGTAGCCACGGTCGCGGTCTAGCCCACGTCCCATCGTGGAGAGCCTGA
- a CDS encoding helix-turn-helix domain-containing protein, whose product MSNSPQIARSILGQQLRKFRKRAGIGVAEACRETGISESKLRKLENGTNDAVKLPDIYACGTVYGCSSYEVSHLKDLALGADQAGWYHPYDVPTEFAHFIELEGAARTIHINEMEVVTGLFQIPEYIEALRASATDQEQAVDSSFRTLRQRRVLDSVDPPEVTYVTSESTLRRQVGGREVAQAQLRHLVVMAERPNISIHVVPFAAGDYPAMISPFIVFQFDSEFPSVVYMEYGYGSRYEEGECVNYQLDVLKRTMPSAKPIGEFVNEANLLA is encoded by the coding sequence ATGAGCAACTCTCCTCAAATCGCGCGGTCGATTCTCGGCCAGCAGCTTAGAAAATTTCGGAAGAGAGCGGGCATTGGAGTCGCTGAGGCTTGTCGAGAGACGGGTATTTCGGAGTCGAAGCTTCGTAAACTTGAAAACGGAACGAACGATGCCGTCAAACTCCCCGACATTTATGCCTGCGGCACTGTCTATGGCTGCTCAAGCTACGAGGTATCACATCTGAAAGATCTGGCGCTGGGTGCGGACCAGGCGGGCTGGTACCACCCCTATGACGTTCCCACCGAGTTCGCGCACTTCATCGAGCTGGAAGGCGCAGCTAGAACGATCCACATCAATGAGATGGAAGTGGTCACGGGTCTGTTCCAGATTCCTGAGTACATCGAAGCTCTACGTGCGAGTGCCACCGACCAGGAGCAAGCAGTTGACTCAAGCTTCAGAACTTTGAGACAACGCCGGGTCTTGGACAGCGTGGACCCGCCGGAAGTCACTTATGTGACTAGTGAGAGCACGCTGAGGCGGCAGGTAGGAGGGCGGGAAGTCGCGCAAGCTCAGCTTCGTCACTTGGTGGTAATGGCTGAGAGGCCGAACATCTCGATCCATGTGGTGCCCTTTGCGGCAGGGGATTACCCAGCGATGATTTCACCATTCATAGTCTTCCAGTTCGACTCCGAGTTCCCCTCAGTCGTATATATGGAATACGGTTACGGCAGCCGGTACGAAGAGGGCGAATGCGTTAACTACCAGCTGGACGTCCTGAAGCGTACGATGCCTAGCGCAAAACCTATTGGGGAGTTCGTCAATGAAGCTAACCTCTTGGCGTAA
- a CDS encoding HAD family hydrolase encodes MNFTLLDWSPSAVVFDCDGLLMDTEPCWTVAETQMFARRGLPFGPEQKAKVIGKSVAAASEAMAVMFNEPNSGPALIEEQLELVTDVIATQAEAMPGAHELVKLIADKVPVAVASNSPRSLLEVTLRRGGFAQVFPVVIAADEVGNPKPAPDMYARACELLGFSPEDSLAFEDSMTGARAARAAGMKLVAVPTLEHFDFPAELVVTSLQSPQLRNWIGAW; translated from the coding sequence ATGAACTTCACGCTGCTGGACTGGTCACCATCCGCCGTCGTCTTCGACTGCGATGGCCTCCTCATGGACACCGAGCCATGCTGGACGGTCGCCGAAACTCAGATGTTCGCCCGCCGTGGCCTGCCGTTCGGGCCCGAGCAGAAGGCCAAGGTCATCGGCAAGTCAGTCGCAGCGGCCAGTGAGGCAATGGCGGTCATGTTCAACGAACCGAACTCCGGTCCCGCGCTAATCGAAGAACAGCTAGAGCTGGTCACCGATGTCATCGCGACCCAGGCCGAAGCCATGCCGGGCGCACACGAACTCGTTAAACTCATCGCGGATAAGGTCCCGGTCGCCGTCGCCAGCAACTCCCCGCGCTCGCTGCTCGAGGTGACGTTGCGACGTGGAGGCTTTGCCCAGGTGTTCCCTGTCGTCATCGCCGCCGACGAGGTCGGCAATCCCAAGCCTGCGCCGGATATGTACGCCCGGGCGTGCGAGCTACTTGGTTTCTCCCCCGAAGATTCACTGGCCTTTGAGGATTCGATGACCGGCGCACGCGCGGCACGCGCCGCCGGAATGAAGCTTGTCGCCGTCCCCACGCTCGAACACTTCGACTTTCCCGCCGAGCTAGTGGTCACATCTTTGCAGAGCCCGCAACTGCGCAACTGGATCGGCGCCTGGTGA